A window of Pirellula sp. SH-Sr6A contains these coding sequences:
- a CDS encoding transcription termination/antitermination NusG family protein: MPILKPEADIWPLDLLEPIEPASSTTPQTWFALYTLARFEKKLMRQLLDENIPFFGPTIARRYRSPQGRLRTSLEPLFPNYVFMRGDNEQRYRAVCTGSVSRWMEVANPNELVEDLRQIRNLILTDAPLAPEVRLQPGQKVRVKSGVFKGFEGTILRRENEVRLLIGVRYMGRGASVALDDCQLEPV, from the coding sequence ATGCCTATTCTGAAGCCTGAAGCCGATATCTGGCCGCTGGACTTGCTAGAACCTATCGAGCCAGCCAGCTCCACCACTCCACAGACCTGGTTCGCCCTTTACACGCTCGCTCGATTCGAAAAGAAGCTGATGCGTCAGCTGCTGGATGAGAACATCCCTTTCTTTGGACCGACGATCGCCAGACGGTATCGATCGCCACAAGGGCGGCTTCGAACGAGTCTGGAACCGCTCTTCCCCAACTACGTTTTTATGCGAGGGGACAATGAGCAGCGATACCGCGCCGTCTGCACAGGAAGCGTAAGCCGTTGGATGGAAGTCGCAAACCCGAATGAATTGGTGGAAGACCTTCGACAAATCCGGAACTTGATCCTCACCGATGCACCGCTCGCTCCCGAAGTCCGACTCCAACCCGGCCAGAAAGTTCGCGTCAAATCCGGAGTCTTCAAGGGCTTCGAAGGGACGATCCTTCGTCGCGAGAACGAAGTACGCCTCTTGATTGGCGTCCGCTACATGGGTCGCGGCGCCAGTGTGGCCCTTGACGATTGCCAACTCGAACCAGTCTAA
- a CDS encoding hydantoinase/oxoprolinase family protein, which yields MPSSSASNFASPQLSQMERHGPNDGAEPWIGLDIGGANIKGAHTCEWAKSLPFPLWKHPHALGAAIAQLLEDAPPFSGIALTMTGELADCFPTRAIGVASILEQTTTILPASMVKVYGVQGNWYTVSQAARDPWMVAASNWHALARFVGQSTPPRYSLMVDIGSTTTDLIPLRNGHVTIDACTDSQRLQCGALVYTGIERSNVSAISPRLPLYGKWCPTINEWFASARDVHLWLGDLPDAPDDCETADGRPATRDGARFRLARLVGEDGSTLADSDIDAIASQARQDQVALIAKGMQQVIQTEISQLALKTKKSKRSISKETEKSRATLESMESRDNPEKPAELPQPGQIIVCGHGGFLIEDALRFLRWDVDRIDWSQAYNSDISRCGPAFAVAKLAQQNAPTHGI from the coding sequence ATGCCATCCTCCTCTGCATCCAACTTCGCTTCTCCACAGCTCTCTCAGATGGAGCGCCACGGACCGAACGATGGCGCTGAGCCTTGGATTGGTCTCGATATTGGCGGAGCCAATATCAAAGGAGCGCACACATGCGAGTGGGCCAAAAGCCTCCCGTTTCCTCTCTGGAAACATCCGCACGCTCTCGGAGCCGCCATCGCGCAGTTGCTTGAGGATGCCCCTCCCTTCTCGGGAATAGCTCTGACGATGACCGGCGAGCTCGCAGATTGTTTCCCCACCCGAGCCATCGGCGTGGCCAGCATCCTAGAACAAACAACCACCATCCTCCCCGCTAGCATGGTGAAGGTTTATGGGGTTCAAGGGAATTGGTATACGGTCTCGCAAGCCGCTCGCGACCCGTGGATGGTCGCTGCGTCGAACTGGCACGCGCTCGCCCGCTTTGTGGGTCAGTCGACTCCTCCTCGATACAGTTTGATGGTCGATATCGGTTCGACAACAACCGATCTGATACCGCTTCGCAATGGCCATGTGACCATCGACGCCTGCACGGATTCGCAACGACTGCAATGCGGAGCGTTGGTCTATACGGGTATCGAGCGATCCAATGTGAGTGCAATTTCCCCGAGGCTTCCTCTTTACGGGAAATGGTGCCCGACGATCAACGAATGGTTTGCCAGTGCTCGGGATGTGCATCTCTGGTTAGGGGACCTGCCTGACGCCCCCGATGACTGCGAAACCGCCGATGGTCGTCCCGCGACACGCGACGGCGCTCGCTTTCGATTGGCTCGCCTCGTAGGTGAAGACGGATCCACCCTGGCCGACAGCGATATCGACGCAATTGCCTCCCAAGCGAGACAGGATCAAGTCGCATTGATCGCAAAAGGGATGCAGCAAGTCATCCAAACTGAAATAAGCCAACTCGCGTTGAAGACGAAGAAATCGAAACGATCGATATCGAAAGAAACCGAGAAGAGTCGAGCTACCCTCGAGTCGATGGAATCGCGAGATAATCCCGAGAAACCGGCGGAGCTCCCGCAACCTGGCCAAATCATCGTCTGCGGACACGGGGGATTCCTAATCGAAGACGCCTTGCGTTTCCTCCGTTGGGACGTCGACCGAATCGATTGGTCGCAAGCGTACAACAGCGATATCTCGCGATGCGGTCCAGCATTTGCCGTGGCTAAACTGGCCCAACAAAACGCTCCCACCCACGGAATTTAA
- a CDS encoding amino acid permease: protein MPSQLFRRKPLSSLQSSPDVSVSGHSLAKSLGLLDLTCFGIAAVIGAGIFSTIGKAAASGGPAVSVLFVLTAVACMFSALCYAEFASRIPVSGSAYTYSYATFGEICAWLIGWNLLLEYAIGNSTIAFSWSDYFVNLLRGIHIQLPEWMITDYYSCSLAVQASEPTERQQALRDVWNNAPQIGGLRIIADLPALLINFLVSILVFIGIQESKVVANAMVFLKMAVVLLVIGVGFLYVKPSNWSPFAPNGVTGVLAGISSVFFTYIGFDAISTTAEECRNAKRDLPLATLLTLGICTLLYVILSFVLTGMVSYSELNVEDPLALVFEKYELHWLAGIISISAVVAITSVFLVFQIGQPRIFMSMARDGLLPKRFAKIHPRFRTPAFATWVTCLGVALPTLFLNADIVLDLCSMGTLFAFMFVSAGVLRLEADPSEAAQSSFRVPYINGRWIMPALLLLYSIFTPKLPVNHRVWDLSHWSTLVQSLFTDAPTDPSRIPYLVFYIVFVVLSYGAWLHRWSLIPVLGVLTNLYLIAGIGPKNWLLFLIWCSFGFLVYFLYGYWNSHLRRSL from the coding sequence ATGCCTTCTCAATTATTCCGCAGGAAACCTCTCTCCTCACTCCAGAGCTCCCCCGATGTCAGCGTGAGCGGGCATTCCCTCGCGAAAAGCCTCGGACTGCTCGATTTGACATGCTTCGGCATCGCAGCCGTCATCGGCGCAGGTATCTTTTCCACTATCGGAAAAGCCGCTGCGAGCGGAGGCCCTGCGGTCAGCGTCCTATTCGTCCTCACCGCGGTCGCGTGCATGTTCTCCGCCTTGTGCTACGCCGAGTTCGCCTCGCGTATCCCGGTCAGTGGTAGCGCGTACACGTACTCCTATGCAACCTTTGGCGAAATCTGCGCCTGGCTCATCGGCTGGAATCTCTTGTTGGAATACGCCATAGGCAATAGCACCATCGCCTTCTCTTGGTCGGACTACTTTGTGAACCTCCTGCGAGGGATCCATATTCAATTGCCCGAGTGGATGATTACCGACTACTACTCCTGTTCCTTAGCGGTGCAAGCCTCCGAGCCGACCGAACGTCAGCAAGCGCTGCGCGATGTCTGGAACAACGCTCCGCAAATCGGAGGACTTCGGATCATCGCCGATCTACCCGCCCTGCTCATCAACTTCCTGGTTTCGATTCTGGTGTTCATCGGAATCCAAGAATCCAAAGTCGTTGCGAATGCGATGGTGTTTTTAAAAATGGCCGTTGTCCTATTGGTCATCGGGGTCGGCTTCCTCTATGTGAAGCCTTCGAATTGGAGTCCTTTTGCACCCAACGGAGTGACTGGAGTATTGGCAGGTATATCGTCCGTCTTCTTCACCTACATCGGTTTCGATGCAATCTCCACCACCGCCGAGGAATGCCGCAATGCGAAGCGCGATCTCCCCCTGGCTACATTATTGACGCTGGGTATCTGCACGTTGCTCTATGTGATCCTTTCCTTTGTCCTCACCGGGATGGTTTCCTACAGCGAGTTGAATGTCGAAGACCCGCTGGCGTTGGTCTTTGAGAAGTACGAGTTGCATTGGCTGGCTGGCATCATCTCGATCAGCGCGGTCGTAGCGATCACCAGCGTGTTTCTTGTATTTCAAATCGGCCAGCCTCGGATTTTCATGAGCATGGCTCGCGATGGGCTTCTGCCCAAACGCTTTGCGAAGATCCACCCTCGATTTCGCACACCCGCTTTTGCAACCTGGGTAACATGCTTGGGAGTTGCATTGCCAACGCTGTTCTTGAACGCCGATATCGTTCTCGATTTATGCAGCATGGGGACTTTATTTGCGTTCATGTTTGTTTCGGCTGGGGTTCTTCGACTCGAAGCGGATCCATCCGAGGCCGCGCAATCGTCTTTCCGCGTCCCTTACATCAATGGTCGCTGGATTATGCCTGCCCTGCTTTTGCTCTACTCGATATTTACCCCGAAATTGCCTGTGAATCACCGCGTGTGGGACTTGTCCCACTGGAGCACTTTGGTGCAGTCTCTGTTTACGGATGCCCCCACCGATCCGTCACGCATTCCCTATCTTGTCTTCTACATTGTCTTCGTCGTGCTTTCGTATGGCGCCTGGTTGCACCGGTGGTCATTGATTCCCGTTTTGGGAGTTTTGACCAATTTGTATCTCATCGCCGGAATCGGTCCTAAGAACTGGCTTTTGTTTTTGATATGGTGTTCATTTGGTTTCTTGGTCTATTTCCTGTACGGTTACTGGAACAGCCATCTGCGGAGGAGTTTGTAG
- a CDS encoding carbohydrate kinase family protein encodes MPKSKVGSSGQRSGCNGYDQKRLERKHWISLVNTGTEHAMKDTGFTIVGLGEVLWDVFPDGPRFGGAPANFASTCKQLAGDRADVYVLSAVGRDALGDAALRELFRLSVRTELVQRNERETGQVLVELDSQGKASYRFIEYPAWDELTWTDTARTLASQTDAVCFGTLAQRSQISRQTIEKFLDLCPEECWKVLDLNLRFPYFTEECIVASLKRANALKLNEDELPVVAEILQISGSEREMLEKLQAKFGYRFVALTQGAKGSAVQTDRWTEQPANPVTIQDTVGAGDAFTAALVLGALLQQPWDSVQCWATDVAGYVASQSGATPALPNELCLPQ; translated from the coding sequence TTGCCCAAAAGTAAAGTGGGAAGCTCGGGACAACGTAGCGGTTGTAACGGATATGATCAGAAACGCTTGGAACGCAAACATTGGATTTCACTCGTCAATACCGGAACCGAACACGCTATGAAGGACACTGGATTCACGATTGTGGGACTAGGGGAAGTGCTTTGGGATGTCTTCCCCGATGGCCCTCGATTCGGCGGAGCTCCCGCGAACTTCGCGTCGACCTGCAAACAGCTTGCAGGCGACCGAGCGGATGTTTACGTATTGAGCGCTGTAGGCCGCGATGCCCTCGGAGATGCCGCGCTGCGCGAGCTATTCCGTCTATCCGTCCGGACAGAACTGGTTCAAAGGAATGAACGGGAAACCGGGCAAGTCCTCGTGGAACTCGATTCGCAAGGCAAAGCGTCCTATCGCTTTATCGAATATCCGGCCTGGGACGAACTGACTTGGACCGACACAGCCCGCACACTCGCCTCGCAAACCGACGCCGTCTGCTTTGGCACACTGGCTCAGCGTTCGCAAATTTCTCGTCAAACAATCGAGAAATTTCTGGACCTTTGCCCCGAAGAGTGTTGGAAAGTTCTCGATCTGAATTTGCGTTTCCCCTATTTCACCGAGGAGTGCATTGTGGCTTCCTTGAAGCGAGCCAATGCCCTCAAATTGAACGAAGACGAACTCCCCGTTGTCGCAGAAATACTTCAGATTTCAGGCAGTGAACGAGAGATGTTGGAAAAGCTCCAAGCCAAATTTGGGTATCGGTTTGTAGCGCTTACGCAAGGTGCAAAGGGCTCCGCGGTTCAAACAGATCGGTGGACAGAGCAGCCCGCGAACCCCGTGACAATCCAGGACACGGTCGGTGCGGGCGATGCGTTCACCGCCGCCCTCGTCCTCGGAGCACTTTTGCAGCAGCCTTGGGATAGCGTCCAATGTTGGGCGACCGATGTCGCCGGCTATGTGGCTTCCCAAAGCGGTGCGACTCCGGCATTGCCAAACGAACTTTGTTTACCACAATAG
- a CDS encoding DUF1592 domain-containing protein yields the protein MPTRAEERLTGFLAQHCTACHSTDSPEAGLDLEGLSVDFQGPTDALRWTRILDRVANGEMPPKGEARPSAREQEDFVSGLSKRIRSVQEKEYERSGRVTARRLTHLQLERTLHDLLGVDIPLAAEMPDEPKTGEFTTSSASQSMSHFQLESHLKVVDLALDEAFRRLSAKDDDYSKREFAPKDFSRTRDRCREPECIDDQAIVWASQLIFYGRIPATTAKAAGWYRIRFQAHSINTPAKHGVWCSVRTGQCVSSAPLLGWAGAFEATETPKVVEFIAWLPKGHMFEIRPNDRTLKQAKFAGGQASNGEGGAQNVAGIALDWLTLERVHQGPTQEEIRGRLLHELPIEMNRIASDVRSKKGNEVSEPTVALTSSDPESHLATAMTAFARRAFRRPSRPEELQKYIEFAQDEFRRTDEFAQALRSGYRSILCSPRFLYLLEPLGALDSHSIASRLSYFLWGSMPDDELMRAANAKELQTKEQIRSQVDRMLSTSRGRRFILDFADQWLELNQIDFTEPDTKLHPDFDIVVQSAMLEETRSVLSDAMAENRSVAELLMSDSTYLNSRLARFYKLPFDLTDQMERVALKPEHRRIGLLSHGSVLKVTANGTNTSPVLRGVWVANRILGDQIPPPPENVPAIEPDVRGATTIRELLEMHRSDPSCASCHVKMDPPGFALENFDAAGRWRDRYPAVIEGKVKPGAVIDPSYTIASGEPFRDLPEFVRLAASDPRKLARNLAEKLVVYGTGAPVWFADRAEVDRIVAESESSRFGIRSILVAVVASDLFLRN from the coding sequence TTGCCAACGAGAGCCGAAGAACGGTTGACGGGTTTTTTGGCCCAGCACTGCACCGCTTGCCATTCAACGGATTCCCCTGAGGCGGGGCTCGATTTGGAGGGGCTGTCGGTCGATTTTCAGGGGCCGACAGATGCGCTGCGCTGGACGAGAATTCTGGATCGGGTTGCAAACGGTGAGATGCCCCCTAAAGGGGAGGCGCGTCCGAGTGCGAGGGAGCAAGAGGACTTTGTGTCCGGACTTTCCAAGCGAATTCGATCCGTTCAAGAGAAGGAATACGAGCGATCCGGCCGGGTGACGGCGAGGCGGCTTACCCATTTGCAATTGGAGAGAACGCTCCATGATTTGCTCGGTGTCGACATACCGTTGGCAGCGGAGATGCCCGATGAGCCCAAGACGGGTGAGTTTACGACCAGTTCGGCAAGCCAATCCATGTCTCACTTTCAGTTGGAAAGCCATTTGAAGGTCGTGGATCTAGCGCTCGATGAAGCATTTCGCCGACTTTCGGCAAAAGACGACGATTATTCGAAACGAGAGTTTGCCCCGAAGGACTTCTCGCGCACGCGCGACCGATGTCGAGAGCCGGAATGCATTGACGATCAAGCCATTGTGTGGGCTTCGCAGCTGATCTTCTACGGCCGGATTCCTGCCACGACAGCAAAAGCGGCGGGATGGTATCGGATTCGATTTCAGGCCCATTCGATCAATACCCCAGCGAAGCATGGCGTATGGTGTTCGGTTCGGACCGGACAGTGCGTATCGAGCGCTCCGCTGCTGGGTTGGGCGGGAGCATTTGAAGCGACCGAGACCCCAAAGGTTGTCGAGTTCATCGCTTGGCTTCCCAAGGGTCATATGTTTGAAATTCGCCCCAACGATCGCACCCTCAAGCAGGCGAAGTTCGCGGGTGGGCAAGCGTCGAATGGGGAAGGAGGGGCACAGAATGTAGCCGGCATTGCGCTAGACTGGCTGACGCTCGAGCGAGTCCACCAAGGACCCACGCAGGAGGAGATCCGTGGAAGGCTTTTGCATGAGTTACCTATCGAAATGAACCGGATTGCTTCGGATGTCCGATCGAAAAAAGGGAACGAGGTCTCGGAACCAACAGTTGCACTGACGTCTTCGGACCCCGAATCGCACTTAGCCACTGCGATGACGGCCTTTGCGAGGCGTGCCTTTCGCCGACCTTCGCGACCGGAGGAGCTACAGAAGTACATCGAATTTGCTCAGGATGAATTTCGTCGAACCGACGAGTTCGCCCAGGCTTTGCGGAGCGGTTATCGTTCAATCCTTTGTTCGCCGCGATTCCTCTATTTGCTCGAGCCACTCGGCGCATTGGACTCGCATTCCATCGCATCGCGACTCAGCTACTTCCTTTGGGGGTCCATGCCTGACGACGAGTTGATGCGTGCTGCGAATGCGAAGGAGTTGCAAACGAAGGAGCAAATTCGTTCGCAGGTGGATCGGATGTTATCCACTTCACGTGGCCGGCGATTCATTCTCGATTTTGCGGATCAATGGTTGGAACTCAACCAAATCGATTTCACCGAACCTGATACCAAATTGCATCCCGACTTCGACATTGTGGTGCAGAGCGCGATGCTGGAAGAAACACGATCCGTTCTGTCGGATGCCATGGCAGAGAATCGTTCCGTGGCCGAGCTATTGATGTCAGACAGTACGTACCTCAACAGCCGGCTTGCTCGGTTTTATAAACTCCCTTTTGATTTGACGGATCAGATGGAAAGGGTTGCATTGAAACCGGAGCATCGGCGCATCGGATTGCTAAGTCACGGTTCGGTATTGAAGGTGACGGCAAATGGCACAAACACTTCCCCTGTGTTGCGAGGTGTTTGGGTTGCCAATCGCATTTTGGGGGATCAGATTCCGCCGCCGCCGGAAAATGTTCCGGCAATCGAGCCCGACGTTCGAGGTGCCACAACGATTCGCGAGTTGTTGGAGATGCATCGGAGCGATCCGAGTTGTGCGTCGTGTCATGTGAAGATGGATCCGCCCGGGTTTGCGCTGGAGAACTTCGACGCTGCGGGCCGTTGGCGCGACCGTTATCCCGCGGTGATCGAGGGAAAAGTGAAGCCCGGGGCTGTGATCGACCCGAGTTACACAATCGCCTCGGGGGAACCGTTTCGCGATTTGCCGGAATTTGTTCGTCTCGCTGCTTCGGATCCGCGCAAGCTGGCTCGAAATTTGGCGGAGAAGCTGGTGGTGTACGGGACAGGTGCTCCTGTGTGGTTCGCGGATCGGGCAGAGGTGGATCGAATCGTCGCGGAGAGCGAATCGAGTCGGTTCGGCATCCGATCCATTTTGGTTGCGGTGGTCGCCAGCGATCTATTTCTTAGAAACTAA
- a CDS encoding hemolysin family protein produces the protein MVVAMIFVNGVFASYEIALASVSVARLQSLVHEKRRGASASLYMKQEIEKSLAVVQLGITLVGLIAGATSGASATEDLAPLLETFGLGESTAEIVAIAVVVVPLTALTIVAGELMPKLFALRHKEWVCLLLSPSMRFFSLSVLPVVWFLEYSASSLIDVIEKLMRPKMHGDSRVEALELQELRAIASMARASRLIGAREENIIVGAARLSVRPLREIALPAEHIRMLHADENLGSSLIAAHLDLHTRFPVTEKEGDPQGIVGYVTFKDIVTALKLSPTEPTLRGILREIPSLQADLPIATALEFLLKERTHISLVRDASGTVLGMITLEDIVEELVGDIQDEHDQLPIHVIRSGGGWVVGGGVTLSRLRDLTGIDLGVTETPRNLSSWIMERLGQQNLQGSETIQFEDVRILVRKVRRQRVLEAYLSVLAN, from the coding sequence ATTGTCGTCGCCATGATTTTTGTGAACGGTGTGTTCGCATCCTATGAGATCGCGCTCGCATCGGTGAGCGTTGCGAGATTGCAATCGCTCGTGCACGAGAAGCGACGTGGGGCATCGGCCTCGCTCTACATGAAGCAGGAAATCGAAAAGAGTCTAGCAGTGGTCCAGCTCGGGATAACCCTAGTTGGACTCATTGCCGGGGCGACGAGCGGCGCGAGCGCGACCGAGGACTTGGCGCCTCTCCTCGAAACCTTCGGACTGGGAGAGAGCACGGCTGAAATTGTTGCCATCGCAGTCGTCGTCGTTCCCTTGACCGCACTCACCATCGTAGCCGGTGAGTTGATGCCGAAGCTTTTTGCGTTGCGTCACAAGGAGTGGGTCTGCCTTCTGCTCTCCCCCTCGATGCGATTCTTTTCCTTAAGCGTCCTGCCTGTTGTTTGGTTCCTCGAATACTCCGCGTCGTCCTTGATCGATGTGATCGAGAAACTCATGCGACCTAAAATGCATGGCGACTCCCGTGTCGAAGCATTGGAGCTACAAGAACTTCGGGCGATTGCCAGCATGGCCCGCGCTTCGCGACTTATTGGGGCCCGCGAAGAGAACATCATCGTGGGAGCCGCACGTCTATCGGTCCGCCCATTGCGAGAGATCGCACTCCCGGCAGAACATATCCGCATGTTGCATGCAGATGAAAATCTCGGCTCCAGTCTCATCGCAGCCCACTTGGATCTCCATACGCGATTCCCCGTAACGGAAAAGGAAGGCGATCCCCAAGGGATCGTTGGCTATGTGACCTTCAAAGATATTGTCACAGCTCTCAAGCTCAGTCCGACCGAGCCAACCTTAAGAGGGATCTTGAGAGAGATTCCCAGCCTTCAAGCGGACTTGCCAATCGCCACCGCCCTGGAGTTTCTCCTCAAAGAGAGGACGCACATTTCACTCGTCCGCGATGCCTCTGGGACCGTTCTCGGCATGATCACGCTCGAGGATATCGTCGAAGAGCTCGTAGGGGACATTCAAGACGAACATGATCAACTCCCCATCCATGTCATTCGGTCCGGAGGGGGTTGGGTAGTCGGCGGGGGAGTGACCTTGTCCCGCCTGCGCGATCTCACGGGTATCGACCTCGGGGTGACGGAGACTCCTCGGAATCTAAGCTCGTGGATTATGGAGAGACTCGGTCAACAAAACCTGCAGGGGAGCGAGACGATCCAGTTCGAAGACGTCCGAATACTCGTTCGTAAAGTTCGCCGGCAGCGAGTTCTCGAGGCCTATCTGTCGGTGCTCGCAAATTAG
- a CDS encoding FtsX-like permease family protein encodes MRTPLAWLNTTSSISKLALGASGIGFAVLLMFMQIGFLNGLFDSAVQVVRLLDADLILLSPARYTVPSEQRFDVKILDRIQPNPRVESVHPIYVDRAVSEIRVMGYGTRSIRAIGVPTGAPIFVDPAMNEKCALLVQPDQILVDRKSKRKYGFEKRDLQRLQQQEVELSGKQARMLDWVEVGTDFVYDGTIILSERGVAHFFPTRNGVAPPLSGADLGLVKLKSRDRASIEAAREELTPLVGQGVQIMTKSELIAREIGFWARNTPIGAIFSIGTVMGLVVGVIICYQILFTDISDHLAEFATLKAMGYGSNYFLRFILAQSFYLSLFGFFPGWIVSWLLYYGLAEWTGLVMRLTTGRVALVFCLTFVMCTVSGLLAVRKLWAADPASLFR; translated from the coding sequence ATGCGAACGCCGTTGGCTTGGCTGAACACGACTTCGAGCATTTCGAAGCTGGCGCTCGGAGCATCGGGAATCGGGTTTGCTGTTCTGCTGATGTTCATGCAGATTGGATTCCTCAATGGATTGTTCGATAGCGCTGTGCAAGTGGTAAGGTTGTTGGACGCCGATCTCATTCTGCTCAGTCCAGCGCGGTATACCGTTCCGAGCGAGCAAAGGTTTGATGTGAAGATCTTGGACAGAATCCAGCCGAACCCGCGAGTCGAAAGCGTTCATCCCATCTATGTCGATCGGGCTGTCTCCGAGATACGTGTGATGGGATATGGGACTCGTTCGATTCGCGCCATCGGCGTTCCTACCGGGGCTCCGATCTTCGTCGATCCCGCGATGAATGAGAAATGTGCCCTCCTGGTCCAGCCCGACCAGATCCTCGTCGACCGAAAAAGCAAACGGAAATACGGTTTTGAGAAGCGAGACTTGCAGCGGCTTCAACAGCAAGAGGTCGAGCTATCGGGTAAGCAAGCGCGGATGTTGGACTGGGTGGAGGTCGGCACCGATTTTGTATACGACGGGACGATCATCCTATCGGAGCGAGGGGTCGCTCATTTTTTTCCGACGCGGAATGGAGTCGCGCCTCCGTTATCGGGAGCAGACTTGGGATTGGTCAAGCTGAAGTCTCGCGATCGAGCGTCGATCGAGGCGGCGCGCGAGGAGTTGACGCCGTTGGTGGGGCAGGGGGTGCAGATCATGACCAAGAGCGAATTGATCGCGAGGGAAATCGGATTCTGGGCTCGCAACACCCCGATCGGAGCGATCTTTTCCATCGGAACCGTCATGGGGCTCGTGGTAGGAGTCATCATTTGCTACCAAATTCTCTTCACCGATATCAGTGATCATTTGGCGGAGTTCGCCACATTGAAAGCGATGGGCTATGGTTCCAACTACTTTCTGCGGTTCATTTTAGCCCAATCGTTTTATCTCAGTCTGTTTGGCTTCTTTCCAGGGTGGATCGTCAGTTGGCTGCTCTATTACGGGCTTGCTGAATGGACCGGTTTGGTGATGCGGCTGACGACCGGGCGTGTTGCCTTGGTCTTTTGCCTTACCTTTGTGATGTGCACCGTGAGCGGCCTGCTTGCCGTTCGCAAACTTTGGGCGGCCGATCCCGCGTCATTGTTTCGATAG
- a CDS encoding serine/threonine-protein kinase, with amino-acid sequence MQTTTYAGDLRSRTIGGDSLPVCNPELLDRYQHLLEDRRLQWMSYHKLDRVLGSGGQGVVFLSERRGADGFALPVAMKVFSPERYGSQSAYDEAMLRIGKVASCVARIQHEGVLSVHDFIDRNRIRLLIMEWIDGYDLKDLLRSERLSRIRGRLPSKRWEYINNVIATAGPIHARFKAGVAVAVVRDCLAALAALHRENLVHGDIKPSNIMIKRTGHAKLIDIGSAFSMDNQPNIFTCTPVYAAPEVLENAQVSPRSDLASLGYVLVELLSGQPCFSETDSYRALLEQKRSLPNRLHELLPPEVSCNALLMNFCRGLISPDPARRFPSAEAAELLQEGAASFHRQLVLSDLASEYDNDIRVWIEELKELDESE; translated from the coding sequence ATGCAAACCACCACCTACGCGGGAGACCTCCGTTCGAGAACGATTGGAGGGGATTCCCTTCCAGTATGCAATCCAGAATTGCTCGATCGTTATCAGCATTTGCTGGAGGATCGCCGTCTGCAGTGGATGAGCTATCACAAATTGGATCGGGTACTCGGCAGCGGCGGTCAAGGTGTCGTGTTTCTTTCGGAACGCAGGGGTGCAGATGGCTTCGCACTCCCTGTTGCAATGAAAGTCTTCTCACCGGAGCGTTACGGCTCGCAATCGGCATACGACGAAGCGATGCTGCGGATAGGTAAAGTCGCTTCGTGTGTCGCTCGCATTCAGCATGAAGGGGTTCTCAGCGTTCATGATTTCATCGATCGCAATCGGATTCGACTCCTGATCATGGAGTGGATCGACGGATACGATCTCAAGGATCTGCTTCGATCCGAAAGGCTTTCTCGCATTCGCGGGAGATTGCCTTCCAAGCGTTGGGAATACATCAACAATGTCATCGCCACGGCCGGCCCCATTCATGCACGATTCAAAGCAGGTGTCGCAGTGGCGGTCGTTCGCGATTGTTTAGCTGCCCTCGCAGCGCTCCATCGCGAGAACCTCGTGCATGGCGACATCAAACCGTCGAATATCATGATCAAGCGAACGGGACATGCGAAGCTGATCGACATCGGATCGGCCTTTTCCATGGACAACCAACCCAACATCTTCACTTGTACGCCTGTCTACGCCGCTCCTGAAGTCCTAGAAAACGCTCAGGTTTCCCCTCGCAGCGACTTGGCCTCGCTCGGTTACGTACTAGTCGAACTCCTCTCCGGGCAACCATGCTTTTCAGAAACCGATTCCTACCGCGCTCTTCTGGAGCAAAAACGATCGCTACCGAATCGATTGCACGAGTTGTTGCCACCAGAGGTGAGTTGCAATGCTCTTCTGATGAATTTTTGCCGGGGTCTCATTTCGCCCGATCCTGCGAGAAGGTTCCCGAGCGCCGAAGCGGCCGAATTGCTTCAGGAGGGAGCGGCCTCTTTTCATCGGCAACTAGTCCTCAGTGATTTGGCTAGCGAGTACGATAACGACATTCGAGTTTGGATTGAAGAACTCAAAGAGCTGGACGAATCCGAATGA